AGTCGACGGGGACAAAGCTCCCAAACAAGACGCGGCTATTCATCGTTGTCAGCACCCCCTAACTGCGTGGCCAGTCGATCGGCTAGTTGGTTTAACGAGAGCGGCGCCCCTACTTCAACCCCCGCTTGCTTCAGCCGATGGGCAAACCGAACCGACTGGGGAGCCTGAAGGTGGTTTTTTTGAAGCAAGTCAGGGTCGGCAAACAGGTCAGCCGGGCGTCCATCAAAGACTAGACTCCCTTGGTTTAACACCAACACCTGTTGAGCCAAACGAGCTACCTGGTCCATTTGGTGGGTGATCATCAGAACCGTCACCCCCTGTTGGTGCAGCTTTTCCACTAGGGTTAAGAGCTCCTCTTGACCAGCCGGATCAAGCCCCGCGGTCGGCTCATCGAGGATCAAGACGTCGGGTTCCATCGCTAAGACCCCCGCTAAGGCGACCCGCCGCATCTGCCCCCCCGAAAGCTCCAAGGGGCTGTGTTGCAAACGGTCTGCGGGGAAGTTAAGGGCGGTTAAGGCACGGTTAGCCGCTTGCTTGGCCTCC
The nucleotide sequence above comes from Limosilactobacillus fermentum. Encoded proteins:
- a CDS encoding energy-coupling factor transporter ATPase, whose amino-acid sequence is MAEVKFNQVGYRYQGADEQGTQAVVDLSATIPSGTTAAIIGHTGSGKSTLMQMVDALILPTSGSIQVGDLTIDSQTAKKDLINVHRRVGYVFQFPEKQLFAPTVIEDVAFGPQNLGKDAEEAKQAANRALTALNFPADRLQHSPLELSGGQMRRVALAGVLAMEPDVLILDEPTAGLDPAGQEELLTLVEKLHQQGVTVLMITHQMDQVARLAQQVLVLNQGSLVFDGRPADLFADPDLLQKNHLQAPQSVRFAHRLKQAGVEVGAPLSLNQLADRLATQLGGADNDE